The following are from one region of the Salmo trutta chromosome 20, fSalTru1.1, whole genome shotgun sequence genome:
- the LOC115156304 gene encoding sentrin-specific protease 7 isoform X2, producing the protein MMDHRRALTISLAVDKMGSPLKIPKTLLSSESGCGNEEAQIHWSQIAGDRIKLQDSRQQNGSISLDHGQVALAQAAMDRQIQLVLTDVLKTEQGLAYLDKKRRGLMTGNGERKRESWVGSGQRMVAQSSREGGEDRRDDPQYRKRPHDHDTPTSTRKETRSHHRGGSEEEEMKEVIIGEENEGSVSGRRRSGVPLEEVTFTEGERHQKKRYPQSTRTRKSNSGSSESTRAERERCRGESGLYCNGQVKDGAVESLTTDTSRHSRGSVLRLSGESRGVGGLLPKRLCLDGTGGRDTNVASIEVEVDPSDFDGTLMVVTVGEDEEVVSPSNPSCGKERRGTLRLCLSSSQDRSPKPSPAEPIVLSSDEEEVVTPYRSSVLRPQTGASESKPQRNHSQEQMVAEMHSQLVPVVVTGFGVSPFPSAEDSENMGLPFFSLHCGGVRGEASGNLRITNQRIIIPIQEPSGLEEVMVTVERCQLWRYSVWDWEELQERGLGWEVEGEREQPPPALLLLYVSDTQAAAVQEDLSELSIKQALDPPTGQASPFLLLTLCDPLEGVEGALLRSVLDIICLNNTPHVDAARLRGSSPVNWVVDLHSPLLSLDDSLVLVSRTGLDPQLLSLLGHNGAKPGTEPDQDQEPEQDRDTPGPELDPLDREVEGESQTLPETDVQMEGKQREGSPVQPRPVYTVCHHRTRGSYSVSLGPKPGSNWTRYTHQGPTRRLIQFPPPPSKGGITVTTEDLECLDNGQFLNDVIIDFYLKYLLLERAPQDVADRSHVFSSFFYKQLTRRDNASEDSTSISAQQRRHQRVKTWTRHVDIFKKDFLFVPVNQEAHWYLVVICFPGLEDPQCEEWSIPALLRGTGGEKPGKAQAEEEASGSEKLNGVTDVPPGPTNTDNQDKLTVTVSESVVQGDSVLQPPPGPPDCTEKTCHRESVCKRPCILIMDSLKFSLHERVFKLLREYLQSEWEVRRGSVREFSSEQMRGSHCKVPLQDNSSDCGLYLLQYVESFLQDPVVHFELPLRLEHWFPRQQVRRKRDEIRDLVLNLYRHQRGTVGSIGNMGNVGS; encoded by the exons ATGATGGACCACAGGAGAGCTCTAACCATTTCACTGGCCGTTGACAAG ATGGGAAGTCCACTCAAAATCCCTAAGACCCTCCTTTCTTCAGAGTCGGGATGTGGGAATGAAGAGGCACAG ATTCATTGGTCCCAGATTGCTGGAGACAGAATCAAACTCCAAGATTCCCGTCAGCAGAATGGATCCATCTCTTTGGATCATGGCCAGGTGGCTTTAGCCCAAGCGGCAATGGACAG GCAGATCCAGTTGGTCCTCACGGACGTTTTAAAGACTGAACAGGGGCTGGCCTACCTGGACAAGAAAAGGCGTGGCCTGATGACTGgcaatggagagagaaagagagagtcgtGGGTGGGGAGTGGGCAGAGGATGGTGGCTCAGAGcagcagagaggggggggaggatcGGAGAGATGACCCCCAATACAGAAAGAGACCCCATGACCACGACACACCCACCTCGACCCGCAAGGAGACGAG GTCACACCACAGAGGGGGgtcagaggaagaggagatgaAAGAAGTGATAATAGGAGAGGAGAACG agggtagtgtgtcAGGGAGGCGCAGGTCCGGGGTACCCCTGGAGGAGGTGACCTTTACTGAGGGGGAAAGGCACCAGAAAAAGCGTTACCCACAATCCACCAGGACCAGGAAGTCCAATTCAGGTTCAAGTGAATCCACACGTGCTGAG AGGGAGAGATGTAGGGGGGAGTCTGGGCTCTACTGTAATGGACAGGTGAAGGATGGAGCGGTGGAGAGCTTGACCACAGACACCTCCAGGCACTCCAGGGGGAGCGTGCTGCGCCTGTCCGGGGAGTCCAGAGGCGTGGGAGGACTGCTCCCAAAACGGCTCTGTCTGGACGGGACAGGGGGCAGAGACACCAATGTAGCATccatagaggtagaggtggatcCCTCCGACTTTGACGGGACCTTGATGGTTGTCACTGTGGGGGAAGACGAGGAAGTTGTTAGCCCCTCTAACCCCAGctgtggaaaggagaggagaggaaccctGAGGCTGTGCCTGTCCTCCAGCCAGGATAGGTCGCCCAAACCCAGCCCTGCTGAACCCA TTGTTCTCTccagtgatgaggaggaggtagTCACCCCGTACCGCAGTTCAGTACTTCGGCCACAGACTGGCGCTAGTGAATCTAAGCCCCAGAGAAATCATTCTCAGGAACAAATGGTGGCAGAGATGCACTCTCAG ttGGTGCCTGTGGTGGTGACCGGATTTGGGGTGTCCCCCTTCCCCAGCGCTGAGGACTCCGAGAATATGGGCCTGCCCTTCTTTTCCCTGCACTGTGGGGGGGTCCGTGGGGAGGCCAGCGGGAACCTCAGG ATCACAAACCAAAGAATCATCATACCAATTCAAG AGCCTTCGGGCCTGGAAGAAGTGATGGTGACTGTGGAGCGCTGTCAGCTGTGGCGGTACAGTGTCTGGGACtgggaggagctacaggagagagggctggggtgGGAGGttgagggggagagggagcagcccccgcccgccctcctcctcctctacgtGTCAGACACCCAGGCAGCCGCCGTCCAGGAAGACCTGAGTGAGCTGTCAATCAAACAGGCCTTAGACCCACCCACTG GTCAAGCCAGTCCCTTTCTCTTGCTCACTCTGTGCGACCctctggagggggtggagggggctcTCCTTCGCTCCGTCCTCGACATCATCTGTCTCAACAACACCCCGCATGTCGACGCTGCACGGCTCCGTGGCAGCTCTCCTGTCAACTGGGTTGTTGACCTCCACAGTCCCCTCCTGTCATTGGATGACAGTCTGGTGCTAGTCAGCAGAACTGGACTGGACCCGCAGCTACTCTCCCTACTGGGCCATAACGGTGCCAAGCCTGGGACAGAGCCAGACCAGGACCAAGAACCAGAACAGGACAGAGACACACCTGGGCCGGAGCTGGACCCTCTggacagagaggtggagggggagtcaCAGACACTACCAGAGACAGACGTACAGATGGAGGGGAagcagagggag GGGAGTCCAGTCCAGCCCAGACCCGTGTACACAGTGTGTCACCACAGAACCAGAGGCTCCTACTCTGTGTCCCTGGGCCCCAAGCCTGGCTCCAACTGGACCCGGTACACACACCAGGGCCCCACACGCAG GTTGATCCAGTTTCCTCCACCGCCTTCTAAAGGAGGGATCACCGTGACAACAGAAGATCTGGAGTGCCTTGACAATGGCCAGTTCCTGAATGATGTCATCATCGATTTCTACCTCAA GTATCTGCTCCTGGAGAGGGCTCCACAAGATGTAGCTGATCGGTCTCATGTTTTCAGCAGCTTCTTCTACAAGCAGCTCACACGCAGAGACAACGCAAGTGAGGACAGCACCAGCATCTc AGCGCAGCAGCGGCGGCACCAGCGAGTGAAGACGTGGACACGACATGTGGACATCTTCAAGAAAGACTTCCTGTTTGTGCCTGTCAATCAGga AGCCCACTGGTACCTGGTGGTGATCTGCTTCCCTGGTCTGGAGGATCCCCAGTGTGAGGAGTGGAGCATCCCAGCCTTGCTGAGGGGAACAGGGGGGGAGAAGCCAGGCAAGGCCCAGGCTGAAGAGGAGGCCTCCGGGTCTGAAAAGCTTAATGGTGTCACTGATGTTCCCCCTGGTCCCACCAACACTGACAACCaagacaaactgacagttacaG TTTCAGAGAGTGTTGTCCAGGGTGACTCAGTACTCCAGCCACCTCCTGGTCCTCCG GACTGCACTGAGAAGACCTGCCACAGAGAGAGTGTCTGTAAAAG ACCCTGCATTCTCATCATGGACTCCCTCAAGTTCTCCCTCCATGAGCGTGTCTTCAAACTCTTACGGGA gtaCCTGCAGTCAGAGTGGGAGGTGCGTCGGGGCTCTGTGCGTGAGTTCAGTTCTGAGCAGATGAGAGGCTCCCACTGTAAAGTCCCTCTACAGGACAACAGCAGTGACTGTGGCCTATACCTGCTGCAATACGTTGAGAGTTTCCTGCAG GACCCTGTGGTGCACTTTGAGCTCCCCCTGCGCCTAGAACACTGGTTCCCACGGCAACAGGTGCGGAGGAAACGAGACGAAATCAGGGACCTGGTGCTGAACCTGTACAGACACCAGAGGGGCACGGTGGGTAGTATAGGAAACATGGGAAATGTAGGCAGTTAG
- the LOC115156304 gene encoding sentrin-specific protease 7 isoform X1, with amino-acid sequence MMDHRRALTISLAVDKVDNAQMGSPLKIPKTLLSSESGCGNEEAQIHWSQIAGDRIKLQDSRQQNGSISLDHGQVALAQAAMDRQIQLVLTDVLKTEQGLAYLDKKRRGLMTGNGERKRESWVGSGQRMVAQSSREGGEDRRDDPQYRKRPHDHDTPTSTRKETRSHHRGGSEEEEMKEVIIGEENEGSVSGRRRSGVPLEEVTFTEGERHQKKRYPQSTRTRKSNSGSSESTRAERERCRGESGLYCNGQVKDGAVESLTTDTSRHSRGSVLRLSGESRGVGGLLPKRLCLDGTGGRDTNVASIEVEVDPSDFDGTLMVVTVGEDEEVVSPSNPSCGKERRGTLRLCLSSSQDRSPKPSPAEPIVLSSDEEEVVTPYRSSVLRPQTGASESKPQRNHSQEQMVAEMHSQLVPVVVTGFGVSPFPSAEDSENMGLPFFSLHCGGVRGEASGNLRITNQRIIIPIQEPSGLEEVMVTVERCQLWRYSVWDWEELQERGLGWEVEGEREQPPPALLLLYVSDTQAAAVQEDLSELSIKQALDPPTGQASPFLLLTLCDPLEGVEGALLRSVLDIICLNNTPHVDAARLRGSSPVNWVVDLHSPLLSLDDSLVLVSRTGLDPQLLSLLGHNGAKPGTEPDQDQEPEQDRDTPGPELDPLDREVEGESQTLPETDVQMEGKQREGSPVQPRPVYTVCHHRTRGSYSVSLGPKPGSNWTRYTHQGPTRRLIQFPPPPSKGGITVTTEDLECLDNGQFLNDVIIDFYLKYLLLERAPQDVADRSHVFSSFFYKQLTRRDNASEDSTSISAQQRRHQRVKTWTRHVDIFKKDFLFVPVNQEAHWYLVVICFPGLEDPQCEEWSIPALLRGTGGEKPGKAQAEEEASGSEKLNGVTDVPPGPTNTDNQDKLTVTVSESVVQGDSVLQPPPGPPDCTEKTCHRESVCKRPCILIMDSLKFSLHERVFKLLREYLQSEWEVRRGSVREFSSEQMRGSHCKVPLQDNSSDCGLYLLQYVESFLQDPVVHFELPLRLEHWFPRQQVRRKRDEIRDLVLNLYRHQRGTVGSIGNMGNVGS; translated from the exons ATGATGGACCACAGGAGAGCTCTAACCATTTCACTGGCCGTTGACAAGGTGGATAACGCTCAA ATGGGAAGTCCACTCAAAATCCCTAAGACCCTCCTTTCTTCAGAGTCGGGATGTGGGAATGAAGAGGCACAG ATTCATTGGTCCCAGATTGCTGGAGACAGAATCAAACTCCAAGATTCCCGTCAGCAGAATGGATCCATCTCTTTGGATCATGGCCAGGTGGCTTTAGCCCAAGCGGCAATGGACAG GCAGATCCAGTTGGTCCTCACGGACGTTTTAAAGACTGAACAGGGGCTGGCCTACCTGGACAAGAAAAGGCGTGGCCTGATGACTGgcaatggagagagaaagagagagtcgtGGGTGGGGAGTGGGCAGAGGATGGTGGCTCAGAGcagcagagaggggggggaggatcGGAGAGATGACCCCCAATACAGAAAGAGACCCCATGACCACGACACACCCACCTCGACCCGCAAGGAGACGAG GTCACACCACAGAGGGGGgtcagaggaagaggagatgaAAGAAGTGATAATAGGAGAGGAGAACG agggtagtgtgtcAGGGAGGCGCAGGTCCGGGGTACCCCTGGAGGAGGTGACCTTTACTGAGGGGGAAAGGCACCAGAAAAAGCGTTACCCACAATCCACCAGGACCAGGAAGTCCAATTCAGGTTCAAGTGAATCCACACGTGCTGAG AGGGAGAGATGTAGGGGGGAGTCTGGGCTCTACTGTAATGGACAGGTGAAGGATGGAGCGGTGGAGAGCTTGACCACAGACACCTCCAGGCACTCCAGGGGGAGCGTGCTGCGCCTGTCCGGGGAGTCCAGAGGCGTGGGAGGACTGCTCCCAAAACGGCTCTGTCTGGACGGGACAGGGGGCAGAGACACCAATGTAGCATccatagaggtagaggtggatcCCTCCGACTTTGACGGGACCTTGATGGTTGTCACTGTGGGGGAAGACGAGGAAGTTGTTAGCCCCTCTAACCCCAGctgtggaaaggagaggagaggaaccctGAGGCTGTGCCTGTCCTCCAGCCAGGATAGGTCGCCCAAACCCAGCCCTGCTGAACCCA TTGTTCTCTccagtgatgaggaggaggtagTCACCCCGTACCGCAGTTCAGTACTTCGGCCACAGACTGGCGCTAGTGAATCTAAGCCCCAGAGAAATCATTCTCAGGAACAAATGGTGGCAGAGATGCACTCTCAG ttGGTGCCTGTGGTGGTGACCGGATTTGGGGTGTCCCCCTTCCCCAGCGCTGAGGACTCCGAGAATATGGGCCTGCCCTTCTTTTCCCTGCACTGTGGGGGGGTCCGTGGGGAGGCCAGCGGGAACCTCAGG ATCACAAACCAAAGAATCATCATACCAATTCAAG AGCCTTCGGGCCTGGAAGAAGTGATGGTGACTGTGGAGCGCTGTCAGCTGTGGCGGTACAGTGTCTGGGACtgggaggagctacaggagagagggctggggtgGGAGGttgagggggagagggagcagcccccgcccgccctcctcctcctctacgtGTCAGACACCCAGGCAGCCGCCGTCCAGGAAGACCTGAGTGAGCTGTCAATCAAACAGGCCTTAGACCCACCCACTG GTCAAGCCAGTCCCTTTCTCTTGCTCACTCTGTGCGACCctctggagggggtggagggggctcTCCTTCGCTCCGTCCTCGACATCATCTGTCTCAACAACACCCCGCATGTCGACGCTGCACGGCTCCGTGGCAGCTCTCCTGTCAACTGGGTTGTTGACCTCCACAGTCCCCTCCTGTCATTGGATGACAGTCTGGTGCTAGTCAGCAGAACTGGACTGGACCCGCAGCTACTCTCCCTACTGGGCCATAACGGTGCCAAGCCTGGGACAGAGCCAGACCAGGACCAAGAACCAGAACAGGACAGAGACACACCTGGGCCGGAGCTGGACCCTCTggacagagaggtggagggggagtcaCAGACACTACCAGAGACAGACGTACAGATGGAGGGGAagcagagggag GGGAGTCCAGTCCAGCCCAGACCCGTGTACACAGTGTGTCACCACAGAACCAGAGGCTCCTACTCTGTGTCCCTGGGCCCCAAGCCTGGCTCCAACTGGACCCGGTACACACACCAGGGCCCCACACGCAG GTTGATCCAGTTTCCTCCACCGCCTTCTAAAGGAGGGATCACCGTGACAACAGAAGATCTGGAGTGCCTTGACAATGGCCAGTTCCTGAATGATGTCATCATCGATTTCTACCTCAA GTATCTGCTCCTGGAGAGGGCTCCACAAGATGTAGCTGATCGGTCTCATGTTTTCAGCAGCTTCTTCTACAAGCAGCTCACACGCAGAGACAACGCAAGTGAGGACAGCACCAGCATCTc AGCGCAGCAGCGGCGGCACCAGCGAGTGAAGACGTGGACACGACATGTGGACATCTTCAAGAAAGACTTCCTGTTTGTGCCTGTCAATCAGga AGCCCACTGGTACCTGGTGGTGATCTGCTTCCCTGGTCTGGAGGATCCCCAGTGTGAGGAGTGGAGCATCCCAGCCTTGCTGAGGGGAACAGGGGGGGAGAAGCCAGGCAAGGCCCAGGCTGAAGAGGAGGCCTCCGGGTCTGAAAAGCTTAATGGTGTCACTGATGTTCCCCCTGGTCCCACCAACACTGACAACCaagacaaactgacagttacaG TTTCAGAGAGTGTTGTCCAGGGTGACTCAGTACTCCAGCCACCTCCTGGTCCTCCG GACTGCACTGAGAAGACCTGCCACAGAGAGAGTGTCTGTAAAAG ACCCTGCATTCTCATCATGGACTCCCTCAAGTTCTCCCTCCATGAGCGTGTCTTCAAACTCTTACGGGA gtaCCTGCAGTCAGAGTGGGAGGTGCGTCGGGGCTCTGTGCGTGAGTTCAGTTCTGAGCAGATGAGAGGCTCCCACTGTAAAGTCCCTCTACAGGACAACAGCAGTGACTGTGGCCTATACCTGCTGCAATACGTTGAGAGTTTCCTGCAG GACCCTGTGGTGCACTTTGAGCTCCCCCTGCGCCTAGAACACTGGTTCCCACGGCAACAGGTGCGGAGGAAACGAGACGAAATCAGGGACCTGGTGCTGAACCTGTACAGACACCAGAGGGGCACGGTGGGTAGTATAGGAAACATGGGAAATGTAGGCAGTTAG